From a region of the Streptacidiphilus albus JL83 genome:
- a CDS encoding glycoside hydrolase family 15 protein, which produces MHDERHRDSGIKRSRVGGWSGTRRALTALAAGFALAVGGTVALAAPAFAATASGGPGSTPYWNEDGQVQGFATALNSASKVWYTLADGELQNVYYPETDEPDTFGLQYYVTDGSSFTDSETANTGHAISLADPTSLTWTQTNTATSGKYTITKTYVADPARSVILVKTTFTNNSSTPLDLYADYQPYLANQGDANTGSTDATSGDLVAVNGSVASAMSSSTGFAQASTGYVGTTSSGVSQLTSGYGLTTQYAGVASSGHIDQTAQIPVAASGSTTFTLALAFDTTEAAAVTDASASLATGFASAESSYEAGWHTWMSSLDAAPASVDTAALLRQYDISLMEVKADEDKTYTGAFVASPSNPWGASVSAASAGAHGYHLVWTRDEYEMATSLMSAGDTADAKAALAYLLQYEVTSSGYVKQNTWLNGNEEWGGQQLDEVADPIVLAYQLGVTDATTWATLKTEANYLVSNGPVTGEERWEEIGGYSPSTIAAEIAGLVCASAIATDNGDSTDAATYLATAKTWAADVDGWTYTTTGSYGNGDYFLRITQDGNPNSGASISLANGGGNHDDRTVTDAGFLELVRLGIKSATATDITNSLTAVDDTIKVSTPEGPIWHRYNFDGYGETSTGADYTGSGVGNPWPVLTGERGEYDVALGDSTDAQAMLATMQGAADAGGQISEQVWGSSTASSANGWTLGAADNSGTPLMWAMGQYVRLANDISNGSDLDTPTVVCTTFGTCAAAKPSTPTGLKVTGTTSSTASLSWSASTNTPTGYKVLRNGTQVGTATGTSYTDTGLTASTAYSYTVEAYNTAGTSAASTAVTATTAAPGVAPNAPTGLTVGPTTTTTVPLSWTASTTSGSYPVAGYYVLRNGAQVGSTTGTSYTDTGLSPATAYHYSVEAYDTDGDLSAASTAVTGTTAAGYTETVEVTVPVNTAATGDGVYLDGNFSVLGNGGADWAASGVAMTKVDDTHYTATVSATSAAALSYKYVLGANWSYVEKSASCADIGNRALTVNGGTVNDTVLNWGGPNTCGNAEAVIDLTVPSNTPGTDTVYLSGNFSTLGTGMSSANDWASGLYPMTRTGADTWQAVVPAVPGSTLSYKFDLNGTWTNVEEGSSCSTVSNRSFYFNGADSSYPAADTVVDWAGLNGC; this is translated from the coding sequence ATGCACGACGAACGACACAGAGACAGCGGGATCAAGCGGTCAAGGGTCGGCGGGTGGTCAGGCACCCGTCGCGCACTGACAGCACTGGCGGCGGGCTTCGCCCTCGCCGTCGGCGGAACGGTCGCACTGGCCGCACCCGCCTTCGCCGCCACCGCGAGCGGCGGCCCCGGTTCCACGCCGTACTGGAACGAGGACGGCCAGGTCCAGGGCTTCGCGACCGCGCTCAACTCGGCCTCCAAGGTCTGGTACACCCTGGCCGACGGCGAACTGCAGAACGTCTACTACCCGGAGACCGACGAACCGGACACCTTCGGGCTCCAGTACTACGTCACCGACGGCTCCAGCTTCACCGACAGCGAGACCGCCAACACCGGCCACGCCATATCGCTGGCCGACCCCACCTCGCTGACCTGGACCCAGACCAACACCGCGACCAGCGGCAAGTACACCATCACCAAGACCTACGTGGCCGACCCGGCCCGCTCGGTGATCCTGGTCAAGACCACCTTCACCAACAACAGCAGCACCCCGCTCGACCTCTACGCGGACTACCAGCCCTATCTGGCCAACCAGGGCGACGCCAACACCGGCAGCACCGACGCCACTTCCGGCGACCTGGTCGCCGTCAACGGCTCGGTCGCCAGCGCCATGTCCTCCTCCACCGGCTTCGCCCAGGCCAGCACCGGCTACGTCGGCACGACCAGCAGCGGCGTCTCCCAACTGACCAGCGGCTACGGGCTCACCACCCAGTACGCCGGGGTGGCGAGCAGCGGGCACATCGACCAGACCGCGCAGATCCCGGTCGCCGCCTCCGGCTCCACCACCTTCACCCTGGCGCTGGCCTTCGACACCACCGAGGCCGCCGCCGTCACCGACGCCTCGGCCTCCCTGGCCACCGGCTTCGCCTCCGCCGAGAGCTCCTACGAGGCGGGCTGGCACACCTGGATGAGCAGCCTCGACGCCGCGCCGGCCTCGGTGGACACCGCCGCACTGCTCCGCCAGTACGACATCTCGCTGATGGAGGTGAAGGCGGACGAGGACAAGACCTACACCGGGGCGTTCGTGGCCTCGCCGAGCAACCCCTGGGGCGCGAGCGTCAGCGCGGCCAGTGCCGGAGCCCACGGCTACCACCTGGTGTGGACCCGTGACGAGTACGAGATGGCGACCTCGCTGATGTCGGCCGGGGACACCGCCGACGCCAAGGCGGCGCTGGCCTACCTGCTCCAGTACGAGGTCACCTCCAGCGGCTACGTCAAGCAGAACACCTGGCTCAACGGCAACGAGGAGTGGGGCGGGCAGCAGTTGGACGAGGTCGCCGACCCGATCGTCCTCGCCTACCAGCTCGGCGTGACCGACGCGACCACCTGGGCCACCCTCAAGACCGAGGCCAACTATCTGGTCAGCAACGGCCCGGTGACCGGGGAGGAGCGCTGGGAGGAGATCGGCGGCTACTCGCCCTCCACCATCGCCGCCGAGATCGCCGGCCTGGTCTGCGCCTCGGCCATCGCCACCGACAACGGCGACAGCACGGACGCGGCCACCTACCTCGCCACCGCCAAGACCTGGGCCGCCGACGTCGACGGCTGGACCTACACCACCACCGGCTCCTACGGGAACGGCGACTACTTCCTGCGGATCACCCAGGACGGCAACCCCAACTCGGGCGCGTCGATCTCCCTCGCCAACGGCGGCGGGAACCACGACGACCGCACCGTCACCGACGCCGGCTTCCTGGAACTGGTCCGGCTCGGCATCAAGTCCGCCACCGCCACCGACATCACCAACTCGCTGACGGCCGTGGACGACACCATCAAGGTGAGCACCCCCGAGGGCCCGATCTGGCACCGCTACAACTTCGACGGCTACGGCGAGACCTCGACCGGCGCCGACTACACCGGCTCGGGCGTCGGCAACCCCTGGCCGGTGCTCACCGGTGAGCGCGGCGAGTACGACGTGGCGCTCGGCGACAGCACCGACGCCCAGGCGATGCTGGCCACCATGCAGGGCGCGGCCGACGCCGGCGGTCAGATCTCCGAGCAGGTCTGGGGCAGCAGCACCGCCTCCTCCGCCAACGGCTGGACCCTCGGCGCCGCCGACAACTCCGGCACCCCGCTGATGTGGGCGATGGGGCAGTACGTCCGGCTCGCCAACGACATCTCCAACGGCAGCGACCTGGACACCCCGACCGTCGTCTGCACCACCTTCGGCACCTGCGCCGCGGCCAAGCCGTCCACCCCGACCGGGCTGAAGGTCACCGGCACCACCTCCAGCACCGCCTCGCTGTCCTGGAGCGCCTCGACCAACACGCCCACCGGGTACAAGGTCCTCCGCAACGGCACCCAGGTCGGCACCGCCACCGGCACCAGCTACACCGACACCGGGCTGACCGCCTCGACCGCCTACAGCTACACCGTCGAGGCCTACAACACGGCCGGCACCTCGGCCGCCTCCACCGCCGTCACCGCCACCACCGCCGCACCGGGGGTCGCGCCGAACGCGCCCACCGGGCTGACGGTCGGCCCGACGACCACCACCACCGTCCCGCTGAGCTGGACCGCGTCCACCACCAGCGGCAGCTACCCGGTGGCCGGCTACTACGTGCTGCGCAACGGCGCCCAGGTCGGCTCCACCACCGGCACCTCCTACACCGACACCGGCCTCAGCCCGGCCACGGCCTACCACTACTCGGTCGAGGCCTACGACACCGACGGCGACCTCTCGGCCGCGTCCACCGCCGTCACCGGCACCACCGCCGCCGGCTACACCGAGACGGTGGAGGTGACCGTGCCGGTGAACACGGCGGCGACCGGGGACGGGGTGTACCTGGACGGGAACTTCTCGGTCCTGGGCAACGGGGGTGCGGACTGGGCGGCGTCGGGGGTGGCGATGACCAAGGTCGACGACACCCACTACACGGCGACGGTCAGTGCCACCTCGGCGGCGGCGCTGTCCTACAAGTACGTGCTCGGCGCGAACTGGAGCTATGTCGAGAAATCGGCTTCCTGTGCCGATATCGGCAACCGGGCGCTGACGGTCAACGGCGGGACGGTGAACGACACGGTGCTGAACTGGGGCGGCCCGAACACCTGCGGCAACGCGGAGGCGGTCATCGATCTGACGGTGCCCTCGAACACCCCGGGCACCGACACCGTCTACCTCTCCGGCAACTTCTCCACCCTCGGCACCGGGATGTCCTCGGCCAACGACTGGGCCTCCGGGCTCTACCCGATGACCCGGACCGGCGCCGACACCTGGCAGGCCGTCGTGCCGGCCGTCCCCGGCTCCACCCTGTCCTACAAGTTCGACCTGAACGGGACCTGGACCAACGTCGAGGAGGGCAGCTCCTGCAGCACCGTCAGCAACCGGAGCTTCTACTTCAACGGGGCGGACAGCTCCTACCCGGCAGCTGACACCGTCGTCGACTGGGCCGGCCTGAACGGCTGCTGA
- a CDS encoding MIP/aquaporin family protein: MDRRAIVSEFIGTLLLVLLAVGAAVLAGPHIGDAGIALAFGFTLLALVYCFGPISGCHVNPAVTLGFLLARRMDVKTAVSYWVAQFLGAIAGAALVFWMAKTVPGIQTHGKLGTNGWGTRSQVGISLGGAFLVEVLLTFVLVFVVLAVTHRIAAKGFAGLAIGFTLGVIHLVGIPLTGTSVNPARSLGPAIFAGGSAISQVWLFIVAPLVGGAIAAGVHLLTHPQPADEPAELTGEVHRPHARDREGVRAERAEEA, encoded by the coding sequence ATGGACAGGCGTGCGATAGTCAGTGAGTTTATCGGGACCTTGCTGCTGGTCCTGCTCGCCGTCGGAGCAGCGGTCCTGGCCGGGCCGCACATCGGCGACGCGGGCATCGCCTTGGCGTTCGGCTTCACTCTGTTGGCCCTGGTCTACTGCTTCGGACCCATCTCCGGCTGCCATGTGAACCCGGCGGTGACGCTGGGCTTCCTGCTGGCCCGCCGGATGGACGTGAAGACGGCGGTGTCGTACTGGGTGGCCCAGTTCCTCGGCGCGATCGCCGGAGCGGCGCTGGTGTTCTGGATGGCCAAGACCGTCCCCGGAATTCAGACCCACGGCAAGCTCGGCACCAACGGCTGGGGCACCCGCTCCCAGGTGGGCATCTCCCTGGGCGGCGCCTTCCTGGTGGAGGTGCTGCTGACCTTCGTGCTGGTCTTCGTCGTGCTGGCGGTCACCCACCGGATCGCGGCCAAGGGCTTCGCCGGGCTGGCGATCGGCTTCACCCTGGGAGTGATCCACCTGGTGGGCATCCCGCTGACGGGCACCTCGGTCAACCCGGCGCGCAGCCTGGGGCCGGCGATCTTCGCCGGCGGCAGCGCGATCTCGCAGGTGTGGCTGTTCATCGTGGCCCCGCTGGTCGGCGGCGCGATCGCGGCCGGGGTGCACCTGCTGACCCACCCGCAGCCGGCCGACGAGCCCGCCGAACTCACCGGCGAGGTGCACCGTCCGCACGCCCGGGACCGGGAGGGCGTGCGCGCGGAGCGCGCCGAGGAGGCCTGA